One Paenibacillus riograndensis SBR5 DNA segment encodes these proteins:
- a CDS encoding nickel ABC transporter substrate-binding protein, protein MIILAAFIMIAGCSSNSNNSGNSDATGQPPGGQEKAVTVAISADPGIDQLDAGAYKGAMSVHAMIYDGLVEYGEKGSILPALAESWDISEDGKVYTFHLRHGVKFSDGTDFNAAAVKFSFERWMNDPANSLNVAAALQSIDVIDDHTLTMTFNKTYYPFLTELSFARPVRIISPSAVEPAGAVTGKFVKAVGTGAWMAESYKTDQEAVLVRNPYYWGEAPKLSKIILKVIPDPQSRVLALQSGAADIAGGQPGKLPVESVPVIESDSSLSLQKAPGTNSHFLIFNYNTPALQDLNVRKAMNLAINKKSIIDDLLDGIGSEAKGLFPLTVPYVTDQNNTWYGFDPDEAKQLLAEAGYSDSNGDGIVEKDGAALEFSFVLQQAEFPEWKSVSELIQSELKAIGIAVNLQILEPNAYYDALWTTKAYDLIMYRTYDDAYNPHAFLLSLFHKTAEAPAVAWSDAELESFIDTAVGSTDLLVRQKAYDSIFGRLYEEAMFGALYFPDEVMAVNKRVKGFKPGYTTFTPVFWNQLDVGEE, encoded by the coding sequence ATGATCATACTGGCTGCATTCATAATGATTGCGGGGTGCAGCAGCAACAGCAATAACAGCGGTAACAGCGATGCAACAGGCCAACCCCCCGGAGGGCAGGAGAAAGCGGTCACTGTAGCCATATCGGCAGACCCTGGTATAGATCAGCTCGATGCCGGTGCCTATAAAGGTGCGATGAGTGTACATGCGATGATCTATGACGGATTAGTGGAGTATGGGGAAAAAGGCAGCATTCTGCCGGCATTGGCAGAGTCCTGGGACATATCCGAAGACGGAAAAGTGTATACTTTTCATCTTCGCCATGGGGTGAAGTTCTCGGATGGCACTGATTTTAATGCCGCTGCGGTTAAATTCTCTTTTGAACGCTGGATGAACGATCCGGCTAATTCGCTGAATGTAGCTGCAGCGTTGCAGTCTATAGATGTTATAGACGACCATACACTCACCATGACCTTCAACAAAACCTATTATCCGTTCCTTACGGAGTTGTCTTTTGCAAGACCGGTTCGAATCATCAGCCCTTCTGCCGTAGAACCCGCCGGAGCGGTTACCGGGAAATTTGTCAAAGCGGTCGGCACCGGGGCATGGATGGCGGAGAGCTATAAGACGGATCAGGAGGCAGTGCTCGTCAGAAATCCTTATTACTGGGGGGAAGCACCCAAGCTGTCCAAAATTATTCTCAAGGTTATTCCCGATCCGCAATCCAGAGTGCTGGCGCTGCAAAGCGGGGCTGCAGATATTGCAGGAGGCCAGCCCGGCAAGCTTCCGGTAGAAAGCGTACCGGTTATCGAAAGTGACTCCAGTTTGAGTCTGCAAAAAGCACCAGGAACAAATTCGCATTTCCTGATTTTTAATTACAACACTCCGGCTCTGCAGGACCTGAACGTGCGCAAAGCCATGAATTTGGCCATTAACAAAAAAAGCATTATCGATGATCTGCTGGATGGTATCGGCAGCGAAGCCAAAGGTCTATTCCCCTTAACTGTACCCTATGTGACGGATCAGAATAATACCTGGTATGGATTCGATCCGGATGAAGCAAAACAGCTTCTTGCAGAAGCCGGTTATAGCGATTCTAATGGGGATGGGATAGTTGAAAAGGACGGCGCGGCACTGGAGTTTAGTTTTGTACTGCAGCAAGCCGAGTTTCCGGAATGGAAATCCGTCAGTGAGCTGATCCAGTCCGAGCTGAAGGCGATAGGTATTGCCGTGAATCTTCAGATTCTTGAGCCTAACGCGTATTACGATGCATTATGGACCACTAAGGCATACGACCTTATTATGTACCGTACCTACGACGATGCTTATAATCCGCATGCCTTCCTCCTGTCCTTGTTCCATAAGACTGCGGAGGCACCGGCTGTTGCTTGGTCGGACGCTGAATTGGAATCATTCATTGATACAGCGGTAGGAAGTACGGATCTGCTGGTGAGGCAAAAGGCTTATGACTCGATCTTTGGCAGGCTGTATGAGGAAGCCATGTTTGGAGCCCTATACTTTCCGGACGAGGTCATGGCGGTGAATAAGCGGGTGAAGGGTTTCAAGCCCGGGTACACCACCTTCACACCGGTTTTCTGGAATCAGCTGGACGTAGGTGAAGAATGA
- a CDS encoding (Fe-S)-binding protein has translation MKVSIFSTCVVDLMAPNVGIAMVQVLERLGCEIDFPASQVCCGQPTYNSGYLEDSKLAMKNMMRAFEHSDYVVGPSGSCIAMFHEYPKIFKGDPQWELKAVALKEKAYEFTQFIVRVLGITDVGASLEGTATYHRSCHMTRLLGERETPFQLLEQVQGLQMEPLKNSDNCCGFGGTFSVKMPDISEQMVNEKCGCITETGADILISADMGCLLNIGGRLSRKGEPVKIMHIAEVLNHHNPTKKEEAGHEPANG, from the coding sequence ATGAAAGTCAGTATTTTTTCGACCTGTGTAGTGGACCTTATGGCCCCGAATGTCGGGATCGCTATGGTTCAGGTTCTCGAAAGGCTGGGCTGTGAAATCGATTTTCCCGCTTCGCAGGTGTGCTGCGGCCAACCTACCTACAACAGCGGTTATCTGGAAGATTCCAAGCTTGCAATGAAAAATATGATGCGGGCCTTTGAGCATTCCGATTATGTTGTAGGTCCGTCCGGCTCCTGCATCGCCATGTTCCATGAATACCCGAAAATTTTCAAGGGAGATCCCCAATGGGAGTTGAAAGCGGTTGCGTTAAAGGAGAAAGCGTATGAGTTCACACAATTCATCGTCCGGGTGCTCGGCATTACCGATGTGGGTGCAAGTCTGGAGGGTACCGCAACCTACCACCGCTCCTGCCATATGACAAGACTGCTGGGCGAAAGGGAAACCCCCTTCCAATTGCTTGAGCAGGTGCAGGGACTGCAAATGGAGCCGCTGAAAAACAGCGATAATTGCTGCGGCTTTGGAGGAACCTTTTCGGTAAAAATGCCGGACATCTCTGAGCAGATGGTCAATGAAAAATGCGGTTGTATAACCGAAACCGGAGCGGACATCCTGATCAGTGCAGATATGGGCTGCCTGCTGAACATCGGGGGCCGCCTGTCGCGTAAGGGAGAACCCGTAAAAATCATGCACATTGCAGAAGTGCTGAATCATCACAACCCTACTAAAAAGGAGGAAGCCGGACATGAGCCTGCAAACGGATAA
- the nikC gene encoding nickel transporter permease yields the protein MFKSNGAKAGGMIVFLFVCIGIFAPWLAPSDPLQIHMEHKLSMPSWEYPLGTDHLGRCVLSRLIYGTRTSLYYSLMVLAAVFSISIPVGLLAGYVGGIIDHLIMRVIDILLAFPSLILSLAVTAVLGPSMKNLLISFAAVWWAGYARVIRSMVLQIKESDYIMAAKAGGSTHLQIILRHILLNATRPILVLASIEIGTLMLSIAGLSFLGLGAQPPTPEWGVMLNDSRPYIQTEPRLLLYPGLAIMLSVLGFNLLGEGLRKPGQKEEL from the coding sequence ATGTTCAAGAGTAACGGGGCCAAAGCCGGCGGGATGATTGTGTTTCTGTTCGTATGTATTGGAATATTTGCCCCTTGGCTTGCTCCATCCGATCCGCTTCAGATTCATATGGAACACAAGCTAAGTATGCCGTCATGGGAGTATCCTCTGGGTACGGACCATCTGGGGCGCTGCGTTTTATCCCGTCTGATCTACGGGACGCGGACTTCACTATATTATTCACTGATGGTACTGGCGGCGGTTTTTTCTATTAGTATTCCGGTTGGCCTGCTCGCTGGCTATGTTGGGGGAATAATCGATCATTTGATCATGCGGGTGATTGACATCCTGCTGGCTTTTCCCAGTCTCATTCTCTCTCTGGCTGTTACAGCGGTGCTTGGCCCCAGCATGAAAAACCTGCTTATCTCTTTTGCAGCAGTGTGGTGGGCAGGCTATGCAAGAGTGATCCGCAGTATGGTCCTGCAAATAAAGGAAAGTGATTACATTATGGCAGCCAAGGCTGGAGGCTCCACGCATCTGCAGATTATTTTGCGGCATATTCTCTTGAATGCCACCCGTCCCATCCTGGTGCTGGCTTCCATCGAAATCGGTACACTGATGCTCTCGATCGCCGGTCTGTCTTTCCTGGGCCTGGGCGCTCAGCCTCCAACACCGGAATGGGGAGTCATGCTGAACGATAGCCGGCCCTACATCCAAACGGAACCCCGGCTGCTGTTATATCCGGGATTGGCGATTATGCTTTCGGTCCTGGGCTTCAATCTGCTGGGAGAGGGGCTGCGGAAACCGGGACAGAAGGAGGAATTATAG
- the nikB gene encoding nickel ABC transporter permease: MNIILRYLVQRLLQIIPVLFGISIITFALMQITPGDPAEIMLRADGIKPTLEAIQATRHALGLDGPIHMQFVHWLYRVFHLDLGISYSSGLPVREELMSRFPATALLSGCSLLTAMLIALPLGIGSALYPGSLLDRLGRACALFSVSVPGYWLGLLLIYYGAVKLKWFPVMGMEGWPSVVLPACTLGFGMAGIYIRLIRSSLLEVLGKLYIKAARAKGLQEWKVIGGHALRNALLPSLTLLGIHIGGLLGGSVIVESIFSWPGIGKYAVEAIFAKDYTVIQGYVLIMAVVVVLINVAVDLLHLLLNPRIRMR, translated from the coding sequence TTGAACATCATTTTACGGTATCTGGTGCAGCGGCTGCTGCAGATTATTCCCGTGCTGTTTGGCATCTCCATAATAACCTTTGCACTGATGCAAATAACGCCGGGGGATCCGGCGGAGATTATGCTGCGTGCAGACGGCATCAAGCCCACGCTGGAGGCCATCCAGGCCACCAGACATGCTCTTGGCCTGGATGGGCCGATACATATGCAATTTGTGCACTGGCTGTACCGCGTGTTTCATCTGGATTTGGGAATATCCTACAGCAGCGGCTTGCCGGTGCGGGAGGAACTTATGAGCCGTTTCCCGGCTACAGCGCTGCTTAGCGGCTGCTCCTTGTTGACGGCAATGCTGATTGCCTTGCCGCTTGGCATCGGCTCTGCCCTCTATCCGGGAAGCCTGCTGGATCGTCTGGGAAGAGCCTGTGCGCTGTTCAGTGTTTCCGTACCAGGGTACTGGCTTGGCCTGCTGCTGATTTATTATGGTGCGGTGAAGCTGAAGTGGTTCCCTGTGATGGGCATGGAGGGATGGCCGAGTGTGGTTCTGCCTGCATGTACTCTCGGCTTTGGCATGGCGGGAATCTATATCCGTCTGATCCGTTCCAGTCTGCTGGAGGTTCTCGGCAAGCTCTATATCAAGGCGGCGAGGGCTAAGGGGCTGCAGGAATGGAAGGTGATAGGCGGACATGCGCTTCGCAATGCACTTCTTCCCAGCCTCACCTTGCTGGGGATTCACATAGGGGGGCTGCTGGGCGGTTCGGTGATTGTGGAGAGCATCTTTTCCTGGCCCGGTATCGGCAAATATGCAGTGGAAGCTATTTTTGCCAAAGACTACACGGTCATTCAAGGCTATGTATTAATAATGGCTGTTGTCGTTGTCCTGATTAACGTTGCGGTGGACTTGCTCCATCTGCTGCTGAACCCGCGAATCAGGATGCGGTGA
- a CDS encoding ABC transporter ATP-binding protein — MLTETPLLRIRHLRTSFCTKDQAVTAVDDVSMEVRPRQIVALVGESGCGKSVTAMSVLGLLDPPGRVEKGEVWLGGNNLREYSKRELRKLRSKEIAIIFQDPMNALHPLLPIGKQIRETVMLHKKVSRKEAKALALEQMRRAGLSDPELLYTKYPFQISGGMCQRVMIAIALISGARLLIADEPTTALDVMAQARILKELDRIRHAEGLGILLITHDFGVVAELADYVYVMQSGKIVEAGNVYTLFANPVHPYTRQLLSSR; from the coding sequence ATGTTAACAGAGACCCCGCTGCTGAGAATCCGGCATCTGCGGACCAGCTTCTGTACCAAGGATCAGGCAGTCACGGCTGTAGATGATGTGAGCATGGAAGTGAGGCCCCGGCAGATTGTTGCGCTTGTCGGTGAAAGCGGCTGTGGTAAAAGCGTAACAGCCATGTCTGTCCTGGGACTGCTGGACCCGCCGGGCAGGGTGGAGAAGGGAGAAGTCTGGCTGGGTGGCAATAATCTTCGAGAATACTCAAAACGTGAGCTAAGGAAGCTGCGGAGCAAAGAAATAGCCATTATCTTTCAGGACCCCATGAACGCACTTCATCCGCTGCTCCCCATAGGCAAGCAGATCAGAGAGACGGTGATGCTGCATAAAAAGGTATCCAGAAAAGAGGCAAAAGCTCTGGCTTTGGAGCAGATGCGCCGGGCAGGCCTAAGCGATCCTGAGCTGCTGTACACTAAATATCCTTTTCAGATCAGCGGCGGGATGTGCCAGCGGGTGATGATTGCCATCGCTCTAATCTCAGGTGCGCGCCTTCTGATTGCCGATGAACCGACAACAGCACTTGATGTTATGGCTCAAGCCCGGATTCTGAAGGAGCTGGATCGGATCAGACATGCGGAGGGCCTGGGCATCCTGTTAATCACACATGACTTTGGCGTCGTCGCAGAGCTTGCGGATTATGTGTATGTCATGCAGTCAGGAAAGATTGTGGAAGCCGGAAATGTGTACACCCTCTTTGCCAATCCGGTGCATCCCTATACAAGACAGCTTCTTAGCAGCAGATAA
- a CDS encoding LutB/LldF family L-lactate oxidation iron-sulfur protein: protein MSLQTDKREFNERTTDGIGNPFMRNAVSSAQDSLKTRRLSAATALGDWEQWRTLGQQIRQHTLKHLDYYLEQLADNIEKKGGHIYFAKTKEEASGYIRDIIVQKKAKKIVKSKSMVTEEIEMNHVLMEAGCELTETDLGEYILQMDDWDPPSHIVAPALHKDRRQIQRVFTEKLGYTGDESPVNLARYARTVLRQKFLEADVGITGCNFAVANLGAINLVTNEGNGDLTAAIPKTHIAVMGMERIVPTLEEMEVLDNLLCRSAVGQKLTSYISVIGPSASGETDGPEDFHLVVVDNGRSGILGSEFNEALQCIRCGACLNVCPVYRHIGGHAYGSIYPGPIGAVITPLLGGYDDYKELPFASSLCAACTDVCPVKIPLHEQLILHRQNIVQQKRTGAAERLQMKTAGRLLASQALFGKALRFANPASRLISRHGRIARGPQLVRGWINARDLSQPVRQQDSFRAWFDKRKGREGQ, encoded by the coding sequence ATGAGCCTGCAAACGGATAAGCGGGAATTCAACGAACGGACTACAGACGGCATCGGCAATCCTTTTATGAGAAATGCTGTAAGCTCAGCCCAGGACAGCCTGAAGACCAGGCGCCTGTCCGCCGCAACCGCTCTTGGAGACTGGGAGCAGTGGCGTACCCTAGGCCAGCAAATCCGCCAGCATACACTTAAGCATCTGGATTATTACCTGGAGCAGTTAGCGGATAACATTGAGAAAAAGGGCGGACATATTTATTTTGCCAAAACCAAAGAAGAAGCAAGCGGCTATATCCGGGATATTATCGTCCAGAAAAAAGCTAAAAAAATCGTCAAATCCAAATCGATGGTCACCGAGGAAATTGAAATGAACCATGTCCTGATGGAAGCCGGCTGTGAACTGACCGAGACGGATCTGGGCGAATACATCCTACAGATGGATGATTGGGACCCGCCTTCGCATATTGTGGCCCCCGCGCTGCATAAGGACCGGAGGCAAATTCAAAGAGTGTTCACGGAGAAGCTTGGATACACCGGCGACGAGAGTCCCGTGAATCTTGCCCGTTATGCCCGGACGGTGCTGCGGCAGAAGTTCCTGGAAGCGGATGTCGGGATCACCGGCTGCAATTTCGCTGTCGCCAACCTGGGCGCGATCAATCTGGTGACCAATGAAGGGAACGGTGACCTCACCGCCGCCATACCGAAAACACATATCGCGGTGATGGGCATGGAGCGCATTGTGCCGACGCTTGAAGAGATGGAAGTGCTGGATAATCTGCTCTGCCGGAGTGCGGTCGGGCAAAAATTGACCAGCTATATTTCCGTCATCGGGCCCTCTGCGTCCGGGGAGACGGATGGTCCTGAGGACTTCCATCTGGTAGTCGTGGACAACGGGCGCTCCGGGATTCTCGGCAGCGAATTCAACGAAGCCCTGCAGTGCATCCGCTGCGGCGCCTGTCTTAATGTCTGCCCGGTCTACCGCCATATCGGCGGCCATGCCTACGGGTCTATTTATCCGGGTCCGATTGGAGCGGTAATCACCCCGCTGCTGGGCGGCTACGATGACTATAAAGAGCTGCCTTTTGCCTCCAGCCTGTGCGCCGCTTGTACGGATGTCTGTCCGGTCAAAATCCCGCTGCATGAGCAGCTGATTCTGCACCGCCAGAATATTGTACAGCAAAAACGCACCGGTGCTGCAGAAAGGCTCCAGATGAAGACAGCCGGAAGGCTGCTGGCCTCCCAGGCTTTGTTCGGCAAAGCCCTGCGGTTTGCCAACCCGGCCAGCCGGCTAATCAGCAGGCATGGACGGATTGCAAGAGGACCGCAGCTGGTCCGTGGCTGGATCAACGCCCGTGATCTCAGCCAGCCGGTCAGACAGCAGGACAGCTTCCGGGCCTGGTTTGACAAACGCAAAGGGAGGGAGGGCCAATGA
- a CDS encoding ATP-binding cassette domain-containing protein, with the protein MYLLEAVELSKVYGREGRWFKPDIQKIAAVNHLSLRLKPHENLGLVGGSGSGKSTLARLLLGLERPSSGRVLYQGTDFTDWSLSKMRRIRGKLQVVFQNSPASFNPLFTVEQIIGEPLRNYGMGNVRARRDRVAKTLELVGLEGRYLYRYPHELSGGQQQRIGIARAIALRPELIICDEPFSSLDASLRRQMMNLLQELKAQLGLAYIFITHDLSVVSRFCDRAAVMHQGQIVEEQTGGGLMKQAVHPYTQKLIASVPVQDPRLRKSDDRN; encoded by the coding sequence ATGTATCTGCTCGAAGCAGTAGAACTGAGTAAAGTGTATGGCCGGGAAGGGAGGTGGTTCAAGCCGGATATCCAAAAGATAGCGGCTGTAAATCATCTGTCGCTCCGGCTGAAGCCGCATGAAAATCTGGGACTTGTGGGAGGAAGCGGCAGTGGTAAAAGCACGCTGGCCCGTTTACTGCTTGGATTGGAACGGCCGTCCTCCGGAAGAGTCCTCTACCAGGGTACAGATTTCACAGATTGGAGCTTAAGCAAAATGCGGAGGATCCGGGGCAAGCTGCAGGTCGTATTTCAGAACAGCCCCGCTTCGTTCAACCCGCTGTTTACAGTGGAGCAAATCATCGGCGAGCCGTTAAGAAATTACGGGATGGGAAATGTAAGGGCACGCAGGGACCGGGTTGCAAAAACGCTGGAGCTGGTGGGTCTCGAGGGGCGGTACTTGTACCGTTATCCGCATGAACTCAGCGGGGGCCAGCAGCAAAGAATCGGCATTGCCAGAGCGATTGCGCTTCGCCCGGAGCTGATTATCTGCGATGAGCCGTTCTCCAGTCTCGATGCCAGCCTGCGGAGGCAAATGATGAATTTGTTGCAGGAGCTGAAGGCCCAGCTGGGGCTGGCTTATATTTTTATTACACATGATCTGTCAGTCGTCAGCCGTTTCTGTGACCGGGCAGCTGTAATGCATCAGGGGCAGATTGTGGAGGAGCAAACGGGCGGCGGACTGATGAAGCAGGCGGTCCATCCGTATACCCAAAAACTTATCGCTTCGGTGCCTGTACAGGACCCCCGGCTAAGAAAGTCAGATGACCGAAATTAG
- a CDS encoding LutC/YkgG family protein — MTASNKDSFLNTIASKLGRERIYDVQRPDLQAMAPDSYGDLTADELIEILKEQCFFIHTQVIESNAEILQKTLDDLIAANGGGAVITSGDARFAEYGLEFANASVWEEAAGREQNILRSEAANTAIVFADYALAESGTIVVGSRPDQGRALHFLPAHYIAVIEKKRIMLRSTQAAADLNRRIQAGEPLGSSINFISGPSNSADIEMQLVVGVHGPLRAAYVLI, encoded by the coding sequence ATGACGGCATCCAACAAGGATTCATTCCTAAACACAATTGCCTCCAAGCTGGGGCGGGAGCGTATCTATGACGTTCAGCGGCCGGACTTGCAGGCCATGGCTCCGGACAGCTATGGCGATTTAACAGCCGATGAGCTGATAGAGATTCTGAAGGAGCAGTGCTTTTTCATTCACACGCAGGTGATTGAATCGAACGCGGAAATCTTGCAGAAAACATTGGATGATCTGATCGCTGCGAATGGCGGAGGGGCTGTAATCACTTCCGGGGATGCCCGGTTTGCCGAATACGGGCTGGAATTCGCAAATGCTTCCGTCTGGGAGGAAGCGGCAGGAAGGGAGCAGAATATTCTGCGCTCCGAAGCAGCCAATACGGCGATTGTCTTTGCCGACTATGCGCTGGCCGAGTCGGGTACGATTGTTGTCGGGAGCCGCCCGGATCAAGGGCGCGCCCTGCATTTTCTGCCTGCCCATTATATTGCGGTGATTGAAAAAAAGCGGATCATGCTCCGCTCGACCCAGGCTGCAGCAGATCTGAACCGGCGGATTCAGGCGGGGGAGCCGCTGGGTTCCTCGATCAATTTCATCTCCGGCCCTTCGAATTCGGCCGATATTGAAATGCAGCTCGTTGTCGGGGTGCATGGTCCGCTGCGGGCGGCCTATGTGCTTATCTAG
- a CDS encoding class I SAM-dependent methyltransferase, which produces MMLQEISKYWTSSSVGYDKVIQTQFRSRKTVRLWKQLLIQGMGLKSRQKVLDVGTGPGFFSILLSQMGHQATAVDASLGMIERAARNFDRYGCKVQAYVGDAADLTAEPDNSFDAVVCRDMVWTLPDPQKAYAEWHRLLKPGGTLIVFDGNYMYKENKSLFRRLWYALSWMLILITEKRIRQRSSKGKSLLSELPFVNVLRPEADEQALLHAGFRIFDTRRNFIPARKLPLNYLKYGYENVNRFMIIAKKE; this is translated from the coding sequence ATGATGCTACAAGAAATCTCTAAATATTGGACCTCCAGCTCGGTTGGTTATGACAAGGTGATCCAGACTCAATTCCGCAGCAGGAAAACCGTCAGACTGTGGAAGCAGCTGCTTATTCAGGGAATGGGCCTCAAATCCCGTCAAAAAGTACTTGATGTGGGAACAGGTCCGGGATTTTTCTCTATCCTCTTATCACAGATGGGGCATCAGGCAACAGCAGTGGATGCTTCACTGGGAATGATTGAACGGGCTGCGCGAAACTTTGACCGCTATGGATGCAAAGTCCAGGCATATGTGGGCGATGCAGCGGATTTAACTGCCGAGCCGGATAACAGCTTCGACGCAGTCGTCTGCCGCGATATGGTGTGGACGCTGCCCGATCCGCAGAAGGCCTATGCGGAGTGGCACCGCCTTCTGAAGCCGGGCGGGACTCTGATTGTTTTTGACGGCAACTATATGTATAAGGAGAACAAGTCATTATTCCGCAGGCTCTGGTACGCTTTATCCTGGATGCTGATTCTGATTACAGAAAAAAGAATCCGGCAGCGCAGCAGCAAGGGAAAAAGCCTGCTCAGTGAACTGCCGTTCGTAAATGTACTCCGGCCTGAAGCAGATGAACAGGCTCTATTGCACGCAGGGTTCCGCATATTCGATACCCGCAGGAATTTCATTCCTGCCCGCAAGCTGCCGCTTAATTACCTGAAATATGGTTATGAAAATGTGAACCGGTTTATGATTATCGCCAAAAAGGAGTGA